One Cydia amplana chromosome 18, ilCydAmpl1.1, whole genome shotgun sequence DNA segment encodes these proteins:
- the LOC134656490 gene encoding tropomyosin-1 isoform X1, with translation MDAIKKKMQAMKLEKDNAMDKADTCEQQARDANLRAEKVNEEVRELQKKLSQVEEVLTQSKNQLETATKTLEEKEKTLTTTEAEVASLNRKVQQIEEDLEKSEERSGTAQQKLLEAQQSADENNRMCKVLENRASQDEERMDQLTNQLKEARLLAEDADGKSDEVSRKLAFVEDELEVAEDRVKSGDSKIGELEEELKVVGNSLKSLEVSEEKANQRVEEFKKQLKTLTSKLKEAEARAEYAEKTVKKLQKEVDRLEDELGINKDRYKSLADEMDSTFAELAGY, from the exons ATGGACGCGATCAAGAAGAAGATGCAGGCGATGAAGCTGGAGAAGGACAACGCCATGGACAAGGCGGACACCTGCGAGCAGCAGGCCAGGGATGCCAACCTCCGCGCCGAGAAG GTGAATGAGGAAGTCCGTGAGCTCCAGAAGAAGCTGTCGCAAGTGGAGGAGGTCCTCACCCAGAGCAAGAACCAGCTCGAGACCGCCACCAAGACCCTCGAGGAGAAAGAGAAGACCCTCACCACCACCGAGGCTGAGGTCGCCTCCCTCAACAG GAAGGTGCAGCAGATTGAGGAGGACCTTGAGAAGTCCGAGGAGAGGTCCGGCACTGCCCAGCAGAAGCTGCTCGAGGCCCAGCAGTCCGCTGACGAAAACAACCG TATGTGCAAGGTGTTGGAGAACAGGGCGTCGCAAGACGAGGAGCGCATGGACCAGCTCACCAACCAGCTCAAGGAGGCGCGTCTGCTCGCTGAGGACGCCGACGGCAAGTCCGACGAG GTGTCCCGCAAGCTGGCCTTCGTTGAAGACGAGCTGGAGGTCGCTGAGGACCGCGTCAAGTCCGGAGACTCCAAGATCGGCGAGCTTGAGGAGGAGTTGAAG GTCGTAGGTAACTCCCTGAAGTCCCTGGAGGTATCCGAGGAGAAGGCCAACCAGCGCGTGGAGGAGTTCAAGAAACAGCTGAAGACCCTCACGAGCAAGCTGAAGGAGGCCGAGGCTCGCGCCGAGTACGCCGAGAAGACCGTTAAGAAACTGCAGAAGGAGGTCGACAGGCTCGAAG ACGAGCTGGGCATCAACAAGGACAGATACAAGTCTCTGGCCGACGAGATGGACTCCACCTTCGCCGAGCTGGccggatattaa
- the LOC134656490 gene encoding tropomyosin-1 isoform X3 — protein sequence MDAIKKKMQAMKLEKDNAMDKADTCEQQARDANLRAEKVNEEVRELQKKLSQVEEVLTQSKNQLETATKTLEEKEKTLTTTEAEVASLNRKVQQIEEDLEKSEERSGTAQQKLLEAQQSADENNRMCKVLENRASQDEERMDQLTNQLKEARLLAEDADGKSDEVSRKLAFVEDELEVAEDRVKSGDSKIGELEEELKVVGNSLKSLEVSEEKANQRVEEFKKQLKTLTSKLKEAEARAEYAEKTVKKLQKEVDRLEDLLFNEKEKYKAICDDLDGTFAELTGY from the exons ATGGACGCGATCAAGAAGAAGATGCAGGCGATGAAGCTGGAGAAGGACAACGCCATGGACAAGGCGGACACCTGCGAGCAGCAGGCCAGGGATGCCAACCTCCGCGCCGAGAAG GTGAATGAGGAAGTCCGTGAGCTCCAGAAGAAGCTGTCGCAAGTGGAGGAGGTCCTCACCCAGAGCAAGAACCAGCTCGAGACCGCCACCAAGACCCTCGAGGAGAAAGAGAAGACCCTCACCACCACCGAGGCTGAGGTCGCCTCCCTCAACAG GAAGGTGCAGCAGATTGAGGAGGACCTTGAGAAGTCCGAGGAGAGGTCCGGCACTGCCCAGCAGAAGCTGCTCGAGGCCCAGCAGTCCGCTGACGAAAACAACCG TATGTGCAAGGTGTTGGAGAACAGGGCGTCGCAAGACGAGGAGCGCATGGACCAGCTCACCAACCAGCTCAAGGAGGCGCGTCTGCTCGCTGAGGACGCCGACGGCAAGTCCGACGAG GTGTCCCGCAAGCTGGCCTTCGTTGAAGACGAGCTGGAGGTCGCTGAGGACCGCGTCAAGTCCGGAGACTCCAAGATCGGCGAGCTTGAGGAGGAGTTGAAG GTCGTAGGTAACTCCCTGAAGTCCCTGGAGGTATCCGAGGAGAAGGCCAACCAGCGCGTGGAGGAGTTCAAGAAACAGCTGAAGACCCTCACGAGCAAGCTGAAGGAGGCCGAGGCTCGCGCCGAGTACGCCGAGAAGACCGTTAAGAAACTGCAGAAGGAGGTCGACAGGCTCGAAG ACTTGTTATTCAACGAGAAGGAGAAATATAAGGCGATATGCGATGACCTGGACGGCACATTCGCCGAACTTACAGGATACTAA
- the LOC134656490 gene encoding tropomyosin-1 isoform X2, which yields MDAIKKKMQAMKLEKDNAMDKADTCEQQARDANLRAEKVNEEVRELQKKLSQVEEVLTQSKNQLETATKTLEEKEKTLTTTEAEVASLNRKVQQIEEDLEKSEERSGTAQQKLLEAQQSADENNRMCKVLENRASQDEERMDQLTNQLKEARLLAEDADGKSDEVSRKLAFVEDELEVAEDRVKSGDSKIGELEEELKVVGNSLKSLEVSEEKANQRVEEFKKQLKTLTSKLKEAEARAEYAEKTVKKLQKEVDRLEDSLWKEKEKYKAICDDLDGTFAELTGY from the exons ATGGACGCGATCAAGAAGAAGATGCAGGCGATGAAGCTGGAGAAGGACAACGCCATGGACAAGGCGGACACCTGCGAGCAGCAGGCCAGGGATGCCAACCTCCGCGCCGAGAAG GTGAATGAGGAAGTCCGTGAGCTCCAGAAGAAGCTGTCGCAAGTGGAGGAGGTCCTCACCCAGAGCAAGAACCAGCTCGAGACCGCCACCAAGACCCTCGAGGAGAAAGAGAAGACCCTCACCACCACCGAGGCTGAGGTCGCCTCCCTCAACAG GAAGGTGCAGCAGATTGAGGAGGACCTTGAGAAGTCCGAGGAGAGGTCCGGCACTGCCCAGCAGAAGCTGCTCGAGGCCCAGCAGTCCGCTGACGAAAACAACCG TATGTGCAAGGTGTTGGAGAACAGGGCGTCGCAAGACGAGGAGCGCATGGACCAGCTCACCAACCAGCTCAAGGAGGCGCGTCTGCTCGCTGAGGACGCCGACGGCAAGTCCGACGAG GTGTCCCGCAAGCTGGCCTTCGTTGAAGACGAGCTGGAGGTCGCTGAGGACCGCGTCAAGTCCGGAGACTCCAAGATCGGCGAGCTTGAGGAGGAGTTGAAG GTCGTAGGTAACTCCCTGAAGTCCCTGGAGGTATCCGAGGAGAAGGCCAACCAGCGCGTGGAGGAGTTCAAGAAACAGCTGAAGACCCTCACGAGCAAGCTGAAGGAGGCCGAGGCTCGCGCCGAGTACGCCGAGAAGACCGTTAAGAAACTGCAGAAGGAGGTCGACAGGCTCGAAG ACTCATTGTGGAAAGAGAAGGAGAAATACAAGGCGATATGCGATGACTTGGACGGAACATTCGCTGAACTCACAGGATACTAA